One window of the Vigna radiata var. radiata cultivar VC1973A chromosome 1, Vradiata_ver6, whole genome shotgun sequence genome contains the following:
- the LOC106764250 gene encoding cyclic dof factor 1-like isoform X2, translated as MSNKDPGIRLFGRKIPLPESQIPASSQMGYQIQANSATMNAYNGLKKKEVEIPCTENSEQPENYSDSTDRKQETLHNDRQENESKVNSKTVENNTESSSTDQDKIFKKPDKILHCPRCNSLDTKFCYFNNYNVNQPRHFCKNCQRYWTAGGTMRNVPVGAGRRKNKHLASQYRHIIVSCDGIPTTSDSSCHQLATTLQSAAVFRSSTDNGTVLKFCPDAPPLCESMESMLNLKEQNRSADENTVNYAEKGEEEVSLCGSSSMTNACTPRNNSTEPTASKPMQCYPVPPWIFPWNPDWNNVASTASVHPSSLQMCNPYNSADPASMQWCPTPIMAVPTICPPSFPLQFVPGSYWSGPPVYGGGTGAASMGFNACLSPTSSTSNSCCSGNGSPTLGKHTRDNLSTDEEKSDMCVLASSGTNPECVPEGTISKRAKAKEGKDRVLGVSQILEANPAAISRAHAFQEGM; from the exons ATGTCAAATAAGGATCCGGGTATTAGGCTCTTTGGCAGGAAGATTCCGTTGCCGGAATCTCAGATTCCGGCCAGTTCTCAGATGGGATATCAGATTCAGGCCAACTCTGCAACCATG AATGCTTACAATGgcttaaagaaaaaagaagttgaaatacCCTGTACTGAAAACTCTGAGCAACCAGAGAATTATTCTGATTCAACGGATAGAAAACAAGAGACACTACATAATGATCGGCAGGAAAATGAGTCAAAAGTAAATTCCAAAACAGTGGAAAATAATACAGAGAGTAGCAGTACAGATCAAGATAAAATCTTCAAGAAACCAGACAAGATTCTGCATTGTCCTCGATGCAACAGTTTAGACACCAAATTCTGTTATTTCAATAACTACAATGTGAATCAACCTCGGCATTTCTGCAAGAACTGCCAAAGGTATTGGACTGCAGGTGGAACCATGAGAAATGTTCCAGTGGGTGCGGGGAGACGAAAGAACAAGCACCTAGCTTCTCAATACCGGCACATTATTGTATCTTGTGACGGAATTCCAACTACAAGTGACtcttcttgtcaccaacttgcCACAACACTTCAATCTGCTGCTGTTTTCAGGTCTTCAACAGATAATGGTACTGTGTTGAAATTTTGTCCGGATGCCCCTCCTCTTTGTGAATCCATGGAGTCAATGCTTAATCTTAAAGAACAAAATCGAAGTGCTGATGAAAATACtgtcaattatgcagaaaaaggGGAGGAGGAAGTATCCTTATGTGGATCATCATCTATGACCAATGCTTGCACTCCAAGAAACAATTCAACTGAACCAACTGCATCAAAACCTATGCAGTGTTATCCTGTTCCTCCGTGGATATTCCCTTGGAATCCAGATTGGAACAATGTTGCTTCCACTGCATCAGTTCACCCCTCTTCACTACAAATGTGTAACCCTTATAACAGTGCCGACCCTGCTTCAATGCAGTGGTGTCCTACACCGATCATGGCAGTTCCAACAATCTGCCCACCAAGCTTTCCCTTGCAATTTGTTCCTGGATCATACTGGAGTGGACCACCTGTGTATGGTGGTGGAACAGGAGCTGCTTCAATGGGTTTCAATGCCTGCCTTTCACCTACTTCCTCTACCAGTAATAGCTGCTGCTCAGGCAACGGCTCCCCAACACTTGGCAAACACACAAGAGACAACCTTTCAACAGATGAAGAAAAATCAGACATGTGTGTCTTGGCCTCATCAGGAACCAACCCTGAATGTGTACCAGAAGGTACTATTTCAAAAAGGGCAAAGGCTAAAGAAGGCAAAGACCGTGTCTTAGGTGTGTCTCAAATCTTGGAAGCTAACCCTGCAGCTATTTCTCGTGCTCATGCATTTCAAGAGGGCATGTGA
- the LOC106764250 gene encoding cyclic dof factor 2-like isoform X4, producing MTKNAYNGLKKKEVEIPCTENSEQPENYSDSTDRKQETLHNDRQENESKVNSKTVENNTESSSTDQDKIFKKPDKILHCPRCNSLDTKFCYFNNYNVNQPRHFCKNCQRYWTAGGTMRNVPVGAGRRKNKHLASQYRHIIVSCDGIPTTSDSSCHQLATTLQSAAVFRSSTDNGTVLKFCPDAPPLCESMESMLNLKEQNRSADENTVNYAEKGEEEVSLCGSSSMTNACTPRNNSTEPTASKPMQCYPVPPWIFPWNPDWNNVASTASVHPSSLQMCNPYNSADPASMQWCPTPIMAVPTICPPSFPLQFVPGSYWSGPPVYGGGTGAASMGFNACLSPTSSTSNSCCSGNGSPTLGKHTRDNLSTDEEKSDMCVLASSGTNPECVPEGTISKRAKAKEGKDRVLGVSQILEANPAAISRAHAFQEGM from the exons ATGACCAAG AATGCTTACAATGgcttaaagaaaaaagaagttgaaatacCCTGTACTGAAAACTCTGAGCAACCAGAGAATTATTCTGATTCAACGGATAGAAAACAAGAGACACTACATAATGATCGGCAGGAAAATGAGTCAAAAGTAAATTCCAAAACAGTGGAAAATAATACAGAGAGTAGCAGTACAGATCAAGATAAAATCTTCAAGAAACCAGACAAGATTCTGCATTGTCCTCGATGCAACAGTTTAGACACCAAATTCTGTTATTTCAATAACTACAATGTGAATCAACCTCGGCATTTCTGCAAGAACTGCCAAAGGTATTGGACTGCAGGTGGAACCATGAGAAATGTTCCAGTGGGTGCGGGGAGACGAAAGAACAAGCACCTAGCTTCTCAATACCGGCACATTATTGTATCTTGTGACGGAATTCCAACTACAAGTGACtcttcttgtcaccaacttgcCACAACACTTCAATCTGCTGCTGTTTTCAGGTCTTCAACAGATAATGGTACTGTGTTGAAATTTTGTCCGGATGCCCCTCCTCTTTGTGAATCCATGGAGTCAATGCTTAATCTTAAAGAACAAAATCGAAGTGCTGATGAAAATACtgtcaattatgcagaaaaaggGGAGGAGGAAGTATCCTTATGTGGATCATCATCTATGACCAATGCTTGCACTCCAAGAAACAATTCAACTGAACCAACTGCATCAAAACCTATGCAGTGTTATCCTGTTCCTCCGTGGATATTCCCTTGGAATCCAGATTGGAACAATGTTGCTTCCACTGCATCAGTTCACCCCTCTTCACTACAAATGTGTAACCCTTATAACAGTGCCGACCCTGCTTCAATGCAGTGGTGTCCTACACCGATCATGGCAGTTCCAACAATCTGCCCACCAAGCTTTCCCTTGCAATTTGTTCCTGGATCATACTGGAGTGGACCACCTGTGTATGGTGGTGGAACAGGAGCTGCTTCAATGGGTTTCAATGCCTGCCTTTCACCTACTTCCTCTACCAGTAATAGCTGCTGCTCAGGCAACGGCTCCCCAACACTTGGCAAACACACAAGAGACAACCTTTCAACAGATGAAGAAAAATCAGACATGTGTGTCTTGGCCTCATCAGGAACCAACCCTGAATGTGTACCAGAAGGTACTATTTCAAAAAGGGCAAAGGCTAAAGAAGGCAAAGACCGTGTCTTAGGTGTGTCTCAAATCTTGGAAGCTAACCCTGCAGCTATTTCTCGTGCTCATGCATTTCAAGAGGGCATGTGA
- the LOC106764250 gene encoding cyclic dof factor 1-like isoform X3 — MSNKDPGIRLFGRKIPLPESQIPASSQMGYQIQANSATMLKFQNAYNGLKKKEVEIPCTENSEQPENYSDSTDRKQETLHNDRQENESKVNSKTVENNTESSSTDQDKIFKKPDKILHCPRCNSLDTKFCYFNNYNVNQPRHFCKNCQRYWTAGGTMRNVPVGAGRRKNKHLASQYRHIIVSCDGIPTTSDSSCHQLATTLQSAAVFRSSTDNEKGEEEVSLCGSSSMTNACTPRNNSTEPTASKPMQCYPVPPWIFPWNPDWNNVASTASVHPSSLQMCNPYNSADPASMQWCPTPIMAVPTICPPSFPLQFVPGSYWSGPPVYGGGTGAASMGFNACLSPTSSTSNSCCSGNGSPTLGKHTRDNLSTDEEKSDMCVLASSGTNPECVPEGTISKRAKAKEGKDRVLGVSQILEANPAAISRAHAFQEGM; from the exons ATGTCAAATAAGGATCCGGGTATTAGGCTCTTTGGCAGGAAGATTCCGTTGCCGGAATCTCAGATTCCGGCCAGTTCTCAGATGGGATATCAGATTCAGGCCAACTCTGCAACCATG CTTAAATTTCAGAATGCTTACAATGgcttaaagaaaaaagaagttgaaatacCCTGTACTGAAAACTCTGAGCAACCAGAGAATTATTCTGATTCAACGGATAGAAAACAAGAGACACTACATAATGATCGGCAGGAAAATGAGTCAAAAGTAAATTCCAAAACAGTGGAAAATAATACAGAGAGTAGCAGTACAGATCAAGATAAAATCTTCAAGAAACCAGACAAGATTCTGCATTGTCCTCGATGCAACAGTTTAGACACCAAATTCTGTTATTTCAATAACTACAATGTGAATCAACCTCGGCATTTCTGCAAGAACTGCCAAAGGTATTGGACTGCAGGTGGAACCATGAGAAATGTTCCAGTGGGTGCGGGGAGACGAAAGAACAAGCACCTAGCTTCTCAATACCGGCACATTATTGTATCTTGTGACGGAATTCCAACTACAAGTGACtcttcttgtcaccaacttgcCACAACACTTCAATCTGCTGCTGTTTTCAGGTCTTCAACAGATAATG aaaaaggGGAGGAGGAAGTATCCTTATGTGGATCATCATCTATGACCAATGCTTGCACTCCAAGAAACAATTCAACTGAACCAACTGCATCAAAACCTATGCAGTGTTATCCTGTTCCTCCGTGGATATTCCCTTGGAATCCAGATTGGAACAATGTTGCTTCCACTGCATCAGTTCACCCCTCTTCACTACAAATGTGTAACCCTTATAACAGTGCCGACCCTGCTTCAATGCAGTGGTGTCCTACACCGATCATGGCAGTTCCAACAATCTGCCCACCAAGCTTTCCCTTGCAATTTGTTCCTGGATCATACTGGAGTGGACCACCTGTGTATGGTGGTGGAACAGGAGCTGCTTCAATGGGTTTCAATGCCTGCCTTTCACCTACTTCCTCTACCAGTAATAGCTGCTGCTCAGGCAACGGCTCCCCAACACTTGGCAAACACACAAGAGACAACCTTTCAACAGATGAAGAAAAATCAGACATGTGTGTCTTGGCCTCATCAGGAACCAACCCTGAATGTGTACCAGAAGGTACTATTTCAAAAAGGGCAAAGGCTAAAGAAGGCAAAGACCGTGTCTTAGGTGTGTCTCAAATCTTGGAAGCTAACCCTGCAGCTATTTCTCGTGCTCATGCATTTCAAGAGGGCATGTGA
- the LOC106764250 gene encoding cyclic dof factor 1-like isoform X1, which produces MSNKDPGIRLFGRKIPLPESQIPASSQMGYQIQANSATMLKFQNAYNGLKKKEVEIPCTENSEQPENYSDSTDRKQETLHNDRQENESKVNSKTVENNTESSSTDQDKIFKKPDKILHCPRCNSLDTKFCYFNNYNVNQPRHFCKNCQRYWTAGGTMRNVPVGAGRRKNKHLASQYRHIIVSCDGIPTTSDSSCHQLATTLQSAAVFRSSTDNGTVLKFCPDAPPLCESMESMLNLKEQNRSADENTVNYAEKGEEEVSLCGSSSMTNACTPRNNSTEPTASKPMQCYPVPPWIFPWNPDWNNVASTASVHPSSLQMCNPYNSADPASMQWCPTPIMAVPTICPPSFPLQFVPGSYWSGPPVYGGGTGAASMGFNACLSPTSSTSNSCCSGNGSPTLGKHTRDNLSTDEEKSDMCVLASSGTNPECVPEGTISKRAKAKEGKDRVLGVSQILEANPAAISRAHAFQEGM; this is translated from the exons ATGTCAAATAAGGATCCGGGTATTAGGCTCTTTGGCAGGAAGATTCCGTTGCCGGAATCTCAGATTCCGGCCAGTTCTCAGATGGGATATCAGATTCAGGCCAACTCTGCAACCATG CTTAAATTTCAGAATGCTTACAATGgcttaaagaaaaaagaagttgaaatacCCTGTACTGAAAACTCTGAGCAACCAGAGAATTATTCTGATTCAACGGATAGAAAACAAGAGACACTACATAATGATCGGCAGGAAAATGAGTCAAAAGTAAATTCCAAAACAGTGGAAAATAATACAGAGAGTAGCAGTACAGATCAAGATAAAATCTTCAAGAAACCAGACAAGATTCTGCATTGTCCTCGATGCAACAGTTTAGACACCAAATTCTGTTATTTCAATAACTACAATGTGAATCAACCTCGGCATTTCTGCAAGAACTGCCAAAGGTATTGGACTGCAGGTGGAACCATGAGAAATGTTCCAGTGGGTGCGGGGAGACGAAAGAACAAGCACCTAGCTTCTCAATACCGGCACATTATTGTATCTTGTGACGGAATTCCAACTACAAGTGACtcttcttgtcaccaacttgcCACAACACTTCAATCTGCTGCTGTTTTCAGGTCTTCAACAGATAATGGTACTGTGTTGAAATTTTGTCCGGATGCCCCTCCTCTTTGTGAATCCATGGAGTCAATGCTTAATCTTAAAGAACAAAATCGAAGTGCTGATGAAAATACtgtcaattatgcagaaaaaggGGAGGAGGAAGTATCCTTATGTGGATCATCATCTATGACCAATGCTTGCACTCCAAGAAACAATTCAACTGAACCAACTGCATCAAAACCTATGCAGTGTTATCCTGTTCCTCCGTGGATATTCCCTTGGAATCCAGATTGGAACAATGTTGCTTCCACTGCATCAGTTCACCCCTCTTCACTACAAATGTGTAACCCTTATAACAGTGCCGACCCTGCTTCAATGCAGTGGTGTCCTACACCGATCATGGCAGTTCCAACAATCTGCCCACCAAGCTTTCCCTTGCAATTTGTTCCTGGATCATACTGGAGTGGACCACCTGTGTATGGTGGTGGAACAGGAGCTGCTTCAATGGGTTTCAATGCCTGCCTTTCACCTACTTCCTCTACCAGTAATAGCTGCTGCTCAGGCAACGGCTCCCCAACACTTGGCAAACACACAAGAGACAACCTTTCAACAGATGAAGAAAAATCAGACATGTGTGTCTTGGCCTCATCAGGAACCAACCCTGAATGTGTACCAGAAGGTACTATTTCAAAAAGGGCAAAGGCTAAAGAAGGCAAAGACCGTGTCTTAGGTGTGTCTCAAATCTTGGAAGCTAACCCTGCAGCTATTTCTCGTGCTCATGCATTTCAAGAGGGCATGTGA